One Aegilops tauschii subsp. strangulata cultivar AL8/78 chromosome 7, Aet v6.0, whole genome shotgun sequence genomic window carries:
- the LOC141026513 gene encoding very-long-chain 3-oxoacyl-CoA reductase 1-like codes for MDLGLRYGAWAVVTGATDGIGRALALELARRGLHLVLVGRNPAKLSRVSKEDKDVAPSKSVVFDLAGDATELSLGAAMVAVKPSIQSYTNHTQISSRDLSVEVKRNAGATYPCTAYFHEVETPVWEGVVRVNVEAAMRISRAVVPAMAGKGRGAIVNVGSGSYVVVPAFPFYAVYH; via the exons ATGGACCTGGGCCTGCGATACGGCGCGTGGGCGGTggtcaccggcgccaccgacggcATCGGCCGTGCGTTGGCGCTCGAGCTCGCACGCAGGGGGCTCCACCTTGTCCTCGTCGGCCGAAACCCCGCCAAGCTGTCCCGCGTCAGCAAGGAGGACAAGGATGTGGCGCCGTCCAAGAGCGTGGTGTTCGACCTCGCAGGCGACGCGACGGAGCTGTCGCTGGGCGCGGCGATGGTGGCTGTGAaaccctcgattcaatcgtacactaatcatacac aaatctcgtcccgagatttaagtgtGGAAGTAAAGAGAAACGCCGGCGCGACGTACCCTTGCACGGCCTACTTCCATGAGGTGGAGACCCCGGTGTGGGAGGGCGTGGTGCGGGTGAACGTGGAGGCGGCCATGCGGATCTCGCGCGCCGTCGTGCCAGCGATGGCGGGCAAGGGGAGGGGCGCCATCGTCAACGTCGGGTCCGGGTCGTACGTGGTGGTGCCGGCATTCCCGTTCTACGCCGtgtaccactag
- the LOC109736753 gene encoding uncharacterized protein isoform X2 — translation MKMKASPVLTTLFAGAVGFFIGVSFPVDITPKLQCGILPWSSSFSRNTMLGRLWGAPFRNSSSGTPNATGSEPLVEVATARNPVEGAERRLPPGIVVSESDLHLRRLWGSPKQDSPARKYLLALAVGYGERANVNATVHKFSDNFDIVLFHYDGRTTEWDQEFEWSKKVTHVSARKQTKWWFAKRFLHPSIVAPYDYVFVWDEDLGVDNFAAEPYLDIVRRHGLEISQPGLDVTKGPAPTYYITARKNGSEMHKTDAGGEHCSDVGKRPCSGFVEVMAPVFSRDAWRCVWHMIQNDFVHAWGLDSNFWRCVDDPEEQIGVVDAQYLVHHAVPTLEGQVKACQYEEMFAFRSRVSRADKEVANGTSIQN, via the exons ATGAAAATGAAAGCAAGCCCGGTTCTAACGACGTTGTTCGCGGGGGCGGTCGGGTTCTTCATCGGCGTTTCCTTTCCTGTGGATATCACACCAAAG CTTCAGTGTGGCATCCTCCCTTGGAGCAGCAGCTTCAGTCGCAACACCATGTTGGGCAGATTATGGGGAGCGCCGTTCAGGAACAGCAGCTCCGGCACCCCAAATGCAACGGGTTCAGAGCCG CTTGTAGAGGTTGCAACAGCAAGAAACCCTGTAGAAGGGGCGGAGAGGCGGCTGCCGCCGGGGATTGTGGTCTCGGAATCCGATCTTCACCTGCGCAGGCTCTGGGGATCCCCAAAACAG GACAGCCCAGCCCGCAAGTACCTCCTCGCCCTCGCGGTCGGGTATGGTGAGAGAGCCAATGTCAACGCAACTGTCCACAAG TTCTCCGACAACTTCGACATCGTGCTGTTCCACTATGATGGACGCACTACAGAGTGGGACCAAGAGTTTGAGTGGTCTAAGAAGGTCACTCATGTCAGCGCCAGGAAGCAGACCAAATG GTGGTTCGCTAAGAGGTTCCTGCATCCGAGCATCGTCGCGCCCTATGACTACGTGTTCGTTTGGGACGAGGACCTCGGCGTCGACAACTTTGCCGCGGAACC GTATCTGGACATCGTGAGGAGGCACGGGCTGGAGATCTCGCAGCCGGGGCTGGACGTGACCAAGGGGCCCGCACCGACTTACTACATCACCGCCAGGAAAAACGGCAGCGAGATGCACAA GACAGATGCAGGTGGGGAGCATTGCTCAGACGTGGGCAAGCGCCCGTGCAGCGG GTTCGTGGAGGTGATGGCGCCGGTCTTCTCCAGGGATGCTTGGAGATGCGTGTGGCATATGATCCAG AATGACTTTGTCCATGCATGGGGTCTTGACTCCAATTTCTGGAGATGCGTCGAT GACCCCGAAGAGCAGATCGGTGTCGTAGACGCGCAGTACTTGGTTCATCATGCCGTTCCCACACTCGAAGGCCAG gtaaaagcgtgtcaatatgagGAGATGTTTGCCTTTCGCTCTAGGGTTTCCCGTGCGGACAAGGAAGTTGCCAACGGAACATCAATACAGAACTAG
- the LOC109736753 gene encoding uncharacterized protein isoform X1 → MKMKASPVLTTLFAGAVGFFIGVSFPVDITPKLQCGILPWSSSFSRNTMLGRLWGAPFRNSSSGTPNATGSEPLVEVATARNPVEGAERRLPPGIVVSESDLHLRRLWGSPKQDSPARKYLLALAVGYGERANVNATVHKFSDNFDIVLFHYDGRTTEWDQEFEWSKKVTHVSARKQTKWWFAKRFLHPSIVAPYDYVFVWDEDLGVDNFAAEPYLDIVRRHGLEISQPGLDVTKGPAPTYYITARKNGSEMHKTDAGGEHCSDVGKRPCSGFVEVMAPVFSRDAWRCVWHMIQNDFVHAWGLDSNFWRCVDDPEEQIGVVDAQYLVHHAVPTLEGQGEKEKGGRLQVKACQYEEMFAFRSRVSRADKEVANGTSIQN, encoded by the exons ATGAAAATGAAAGCAAGCCCGGTTCTAACGACGTTGTTCGCGGGGGCGGTCGGGTTCTTCATCGGCGTTTCCTTTCCTGTGGATATCACACCAAAG CTTCAGTGTGGCATCCTCCCTTGGAGCAGCAGCTTCAGTCGCAACACCATGTTGGGCAGATTATGGGGAGCGCCGTTCAGGAACAGCAGCTCCGGCACCCCAAATGCAACGGGTTCAGAGCCG CTTGTAGAGGTTGCAACAGCAAGAAACCCTGTAGAAGGGGCGGAGAGGCGGCTGCCGCCGGGGATTGTGGTCTCGGAATCCGATCTTCACCTGCGCAGGCTCTGGGGATCCCCAAAACAG GACAGCCCAGCCCGCAAGTACCTCCTCGCCCTCGCGGTCGGGTATGGTGAGAGAGCCAATGTCAACGCAACTGTCCACAAG TTCTCCGACAACTTCGACATCGTGCTGTTCCACTATGATGGACGCACTACAGAGTGGGACCAAGAGTTTGAGTGGTCTAAGAAGGTCACTCATGTCAGCGCCAGGAAGCAGACCAAATG GTGGTTCGCTAAGAGGTTCCTGCATCCGAGCATCGTCGCGCCCTATGACTACGTGTTCGTTTGGGACGAGGACCTCGGCGTCGACAACTTTGCCGCGGAACC GTATCTGGACATCGTGAGGAGGCACGGGCTGGAGATCTCGCAGCCGGGGCTGGACGTGACCAAGGGGCCCGCACCGACTTACTACATCACCGCCAGGAAAAACGGCAGCGAGATGCACAA GACAGATGCAGGTGGGGAGCATTGCTCAGACGTGGGCAAGCGCCCGTGCAGCGG GTTCGTGGAGGTGATGGCGCCGGTCTTCTCCAGGGATGCTTGGAGATGCGTGTGGCATATGATCCAG AATGACTTTGTCCATGCATGGGGTCTTGACTCCAATTTCTGGAGATGCGTCGAT GACCCCGAAGAGCAGATCGGTGTCGTAGACGCGCAGTACTTGGTTCATCATGCCGTTCCCACACTCGAAGGCCAG GGTGAGAAAGAAAAAGGAGGCCGTTTGCAG gtaaaagcgtgtcaatatgagGAGATGTTTGCCTTTCGCTCTAGGGTTTCCCGTGCGGACAAGGAAGTTGCCAACGGAACATCAATACAGAACTAG